The window TTTAGTAGCATTTCTTTTTGTCCCTTGCTAGTTTGACTTTGAAGACAAAGACGGCTATCTACTTTTTATAAATACTGGATATGGTGGGAAGTCTGACTGGATTAGGTTTCGGTTTTATTTGAGAACTATGACGATTGTCCAATGAAAAGAGGAGTTGAATGTTGTAGGATTTATATTTCAAGTCGTTCTCTTTTGACACTTTTCGTTTCATTTTAGGTTTGAATAAAACCATTTCCCTGTTTCATAAAGGCTTTTGGAGGATCTTTTCATCAGATTAGGCTTTCATGCTCCTTTCTAAGGCTACTAATCCACTTCTCTATAAAACTGGCCATCTATCCTGACCCAacacacgaggacacattcGTTTTCCCCTCCATTCatgaattttgtatttttttccagttaTACTCATATGAAACAAGCGTCACTTCCCAGGGAAACATATCCGCTATGTCTCACGTCTATGTATTTCCACTCTTTTGTCCATCCAGGTCTCCTACATGATTACTTTGGGAACTACACAGTGGCCTTCTCCCTGGCTGGGGTGCCTCCTATTTTGGGGGGCATCGTGCTTTTCTTTGTGCCCCTGACTCATCGCAGACTCCGACGAGACCAGGCAGAGGAGATATCCACCACTGCCCACATGCTGCCCACCACCCAGCCGAGTGAGGAGCTCAGGAGCTGCTCCAATGGAGACGTCCTGCCTGGCTACACTGACGTAGAGACACACATCTGACTCTTACCGTACAAAGgttacacacattcatgcatatCGAGCATAGATCGTGTTTGTACGCTTAACGACGTACTCCTTTAACcagttacgacgggctttcggaaatgtaaaagtatgtgtttagtgACAAGGAACGGGGGTTTCGTTTAACGATGGCAGCGGTTAGCGACCGCGTCTTTGGAGCGTAACTCTGTCGTTAAGTGAGGGCCGCCTGTACACCAGGAAGTATGTCAATGAACACATATTTCTTCCGatacatttctttccttttacgTTCCAGCACCTTCCCCACCCCATCCTAAGAATGCCTTCCTCCCAATCAGAACTCTCAGCCTAGGACTTCCTGTTGGCTGACCTTTAACCTTATCATCTTCCTGTACTCTCGTTGAGCGTTTCTTATTTTTATGTGGTGAGGAATTGAAAAGGTGGCTCGTTGCCACAGGATGACTGACTGCGGTAGAACACGGGATCGTTTTAATCTGGTCGATTCGACTCATGTCTGCCTCCAAGTGataaagttctgttttctttctatGCCACACCAAGCTTCTCGTTTTAGCATGTTTAGTTTGTTACTGAAACCTAATCTCATTTTGACAAATTTGCagatttgatatatttttttatttatttttaatggaaaCATAACGCAATCACCTCAGCTAAACCGCACACTGAACTCACACCCAGGGTCTAGAAAAGGTCAGAGTTACAAGGGGTGAGCCATGATGTGCTACCTGTGTTCATGAAACTCAACCACTACAGTGATAGTTGATACAAAGTCGTCTTATGGGAGTGTACGGCCTTTAACCGTCGCCGTTTTGTCTTTTCCAATCGTCAAACTCTCACATTTCTATTGACCTTCTACTGTATTAGCAGGGTGCGAGATACATCTACTTTTACTGTGTTTGTTACAGCTTTTGAAAAATACATCAGAATAGTTTGTTTCCGTAGTATCGgcattgctttttgttttgtttggtcAAAGGCTCGTTGCAGGATTTGTCCTCACCTTTTCCTAGGTGCACTACAACTAAGTTTTTAATGGTAGAGGCAATTGCATaatataaaaatgatttttatggTCTGTCGATCAGAGGGAGCTCCTGAGCTGCCATCGGACCGTCTCACAGATGGTCCGGTTCGCATCATGACAGCGTCTCTGCCAGAGTTCCCTCGAGTCAGCAGTTTGCGGTTGCTGTTCTACATATACATTTGGACCACTTGCATCTGCACAATTACACACTTTTGTACAATGACAGATGTGAAGTAGAGCTGTGATATTTCACTGTTTTGTGCTACATGCTGAGGGGAGTTGCGGTATTCCTTACTCTTCAGCACCCTCTTTGCTTTCACTGCCGTTATTTGGTCAgtctgaacatttaaaaactaaaaactacaCAAACCTCACTGCTGAGTGTAGTTTTTtattagggagggggggggggggggggggggttggtaaTGTGATGGGACAAACTGTTGTGAATAGGAAACATACATCTATACCTCAGTAGTCAGACATTCCTCAGACACCCAGTGTTGACATTCTTCATTACATTGTGGTTTGACCCAATCTGAACTTCTCAAAATCAGTGGtcaaacttttttcttttctttttcaatcaaCCGTTCTTTCCTCAACCTGGTCAGTGTCGTTTCAGTCACTATAAAACTGTGGATATTTTTACTCTTCCTTCTTATTTTTGGCTTCGGATCCATTTTGCTCTGTTCTTAAGCCTCACCGTTTCTACTGTCATTTAGTCCTTCCTGCACTTTATCATTAGCCGCTCTTTGCCACGCCATTTCCCTGTTTGTGATTGAAGAAATTCTAATGCCCTTAGCTAAAAATAAGAGACCCTAGAGCCTAGACTAAATGTAGTAGAGAACCATGCAATGGTTAACGCCTAATTGAAAGCAGAGCCATAAGGCTGTAGTTTGATTGATGTAGTTGTACTTTAAGCATCAGGAGTTGATAATGTACCAGCCATTAAAGCTAACGAGCAAAGTCGAAGTTCAGTTTTGAGATTCATCCTCCTCAAAAcaatataaattacattaaactgaaaattgaaaaaacattGAACTCGactaaagaaaaagaaaacttctcCGTCACTTTTAAATTGACTCATTTTACAATCTTTAATCCAACCAGGGCCCTCCTATGCAGCGAATACCAATTAACTGTGAAAGCgatgtagttttattttgtcctgTGAAGGTAGCAGATAGTACTATCAGTAAAACTGGAGTCCTCTGTTCAACTCTTCTCTAAAACTATGCAGAGCTGCATGTAAAATTAGTAAACCACATCTTTTATGATCTCTTGGTTGATTAGATGATGGTaataataaagataaaatacttGTCAATAAGTTTATGTTTGACTAGTTTTTAATACTGTTAAAATTCTCTCATTGCACTTGCTGAAGGAAAAAGCGTTGCAGGCacagctgcatgtttctgtACTTCATTTAGtaagagtgatgaagggtatcTGGATGGTGCGTTGTCAGAAATAGCCTGTGGCTTGCCAAAAATCTTTTCCTATTAAAGCTGTAGCCTGCAGTAGTTCCGGGATCAGCTGGAGCCGCTGATCTGAACTAGAAACTGCTAACGCTACCTATTTTATCGTTTTTAGTGAAGTGTTTTCAAGTTAATTTTGGACTAGATGGATCCAGGTCAGAGCTACAGAGAGGCACGCATTCACATTTAACCTGATTATGGTTGGCAGTTATCTGTCGGACAGTTTCAAGATCGCATGACCTCTTTAGACTTTTCTCGActtgcagaaaaaagaaaaaatcacaaCTTGAAGTCAAGCCAAAATATCGCGATATTAAGCCTTGCGGTTGTGCCATTATCTGCTCCTCTGACTTCAATCTACTTTTCCTCAGTGTGAAATTCTAAAACGATATGTGAAACACTTCAATGGACAGCTTGGAGAAAGAAAAGTGCTGTCATCATTTacgttttttaaaaaaaaatcatgcagtATGTGAGGCTGTTGTATTGTTTTCACACACCAGTTACATGTAAACCTCTATGTGGGCCAGATTGTGTGGAAACTTGCATATTTTACTTGTATTGACTGTCATATTTTCAGTCATAATTATCCAGCTTTTTCTGCTGGTATATTTTCTCTATCTCTGTAGTTCACTCGGGCAACACTGCGTCCATTCCTCTCCGTAGCCTTGCATGTTGAACCGAGTAAAGCCTCTGCTGAACTTTCCTCTTTGATCCTGCAGTATCAGGGTGTTGCAGTTAAACCTCCATTGCCTATCTTCTCCTTTCAGTGATGCCAGCCTCTGTCCTCCCTATACATGTTCTAtattaatgcatattttttgttttagtcatttataaaaaatgttttaacaaGACCAGTTATGTTGCAAGATCTGAAATTAAATCATGCTGCctgaaaaatacttttttttgtcaaaagtAATTCTGAATCTATCAAAAGAggcacattttcttcttcttctattaaaCCAACAATAAAGATGTAATATGAAAGCAACCCATGCTGTCATGCCAGTCACTCTTTTGTTGTCTGTGTACCTTTTGTCCTCGCCTGTCCCGCTTCCACGTAAGACGCTGCATGAGATCTGGTTGCTCTTCAGCTTGGTGCCGTAGTTCATATCAGTTCACTTGgggataaaatccaaaattcgataaatctataaagaaaagaggaaaaaactcagaacaaaactgtctggatcatcaaaaaCTGTCACTATGCCTCATACGAGATCATGCCTTAAGGACGCATTGAACGTGTCCTTTAGAAATGTTATCTcgttaccatagcaacatgATTGATTCAGGCTTGAAGCCCTCGCTTAACTCCCTATACCCCATTTAACCTAACAATTGCCACACTTTTTGCATGCCATAGAGCTCGTTATGCACATACATGGAACTATTGATGCAAGATGTATTGTGTACGATCCATGCAACAGCCTTCGCGCTACTGTCTATCCATACATTTGCACAGCAGTGATGAGTACGACGTGTTCAAATGTGGATTGAGATGCTATTTCTGGGTGTAAATATTGGCCAGTAGGTGTCGCCAGACACTAAAAGAATGGCTGCAGCGCAATTCATCGAGCAATGACGTGGGTTGTCCAGCAGAGATCCCTCCTTCCTAATCTTTAAGTGAAACACTGCGCCTAAAACAAAACGAGATCTGtttggctgttgttttttttaaagattattATAGTAATTCATCAAAACAAACTAACattaacaaagcaaaacaaatctgtatGTAAATTAGATAAGCTGCTAAAAGTCTAAATAAATGATCACACTGATTCACAATGAAATTGTATCTTTTATTGATAGTATGGCGTAGTAATATACTCATTCTATCATTAatttattatataaataaaataggtttattttattattttcattcgctttttttatatataaataaaggcaATCAGCAAAAAAGTCTTGATCAGATCAAGCGCGCAAAGGAAATGGAAATCAACCAAGAACCGAGGTGGTAATTCTTTCCTGCCCCTTTATGGCACTTCCTCAGTAAACGGCTAATCTGccaacagagaggaagagaagtgAAGCAGGAAATTTCATAAATGTGACGTGTTTTCATTATACATAGTGCTGCCTAACTGGCAATGTGTCTTCTTATATATgagtaaaaatataaatgtgccttgtggaaaaacaaaaaacttaaTGACATTCTGTTTCTGAAATATTTCTTCCGCCTGCCATTTCAATCTgttgcaaaagaaaagaagaaacaagtcacatttaaaaaaaaggaacattacGGTTGATTGCAAATTGCTTAGAATATCAAAACTTCCACTTTCTCACAGTAACATGCAATAATACATCTTCAGCACATGAATGTGCCTTGTTCTTTCACACGCCGTTAACACAAAGCCAGCAGATCATCCCACCTGGGCAGCTGGCCATGGCCTCTGCTCACCTCGCTTCCTTTTGGTTCACATGGCGTCCACTAGCTATCAGCAGCGGCATACGCTGCTTCTGTCCATCGCTGAGATTGGGGAACAGTGTGCTCTTGTTTTCAGAGAGATAAAGTATGACATGCATGCATAATGCAGTAGACACCATATCTGCACCGAAGCATGTCCTGTTTGCTATCACTTTCCTCCAACTCAAACACTGCCCTTGCCTGGAAGCTTCCTCGGCCGATAACGAGGTTAGTTGGACACAATCGTGCTCCTTCTGGTTCCATGTTTCTCACAGTCAGTCCCAACATACACAACGTAGGACAGCAACATGCTCCTAACATGTTGTTCTTACGGCTTCCCTTCCAATCAGTCTCCGCACTTCGTCCTTGTCTGTTTTCACGTCTGCGTATTTTAAGTTGTAACAGAACAATGTTGGAGCGTAGTCCATTGTTTCTGCAGGGAGGGCCTGGTGGAGGTGGATAAGCCAAGACAACAGAGGAGGGACATTTTGGACTAAAAACAGATGGAGCAAAGAACAAATGGAGATAATGTTctggaaaaagggggggggacagacaaaTGTTTCATCATTTGTCTATGGACAAACACTCACCTGGAGtctgttgtttgtttcaaaGGATACTCAGTTGTTTAAATCTTACTTGGAACAGAGGTGTGTTTTTATTGCGTTGAAATAagtgacaataaaaacattcaaaattcaTTCTTTATATAAATTCTCATAaagcagaaaaatacaaactttCCAGCAATACAgactaaaaaacattttatacatctattgaaatatttacacatgCTTGCATAAAAAGTATTAgctaaaatacacatcaactctgattcacttttacttttcacagttggtgtataaagacaccaagaacattTTAGAAGCCTTTGGTGATaattcagatcaccatgtggacggagtaaatctaatgaggggaatgagctgctcggcggaggtctgcgctctctcagtgcttttctagtttctgttGCATCATGCATTTTTCTGCATGAAGTGACCACAAGTcataaaaatcaaaatgtaaagaaGTGACCACAGAAGAAATAATCTCACTTATACAGACATGAACATGTAAAGATATAACATGCTTGATGATATAACATATTCATCACttaccaaaataaaaccagGAACTATGCCATTAAAATATTGCCGCATGCTGCCAGGGCTACAGCCAGTGGTGTCAGACACCCTGCTGCGTGTCGCATCCTAGGATCTCCAGACGCAGGGCAATGGTATTGATCCAACCTCGCGGGTGAATACGCAGGTAACGTCCGAAAAGAGGCGGATCAAAAACTGTGAGTGCCTCCTCATCTGAATTTTCATTTCCAGCAAATATCTGAGGAagcaaagaagaaggaagaaattATGAAGTAGAGAATAGGACCGGtcgggaggggggagggggggtataCTTAATCAAGCATTGAGAGGCCTAATTAGATACGGCTTTCAAATATAGTTGTGAATTTGGAATCAATGATTAAAAGAAGACATCAATCAGATGTTCCATTAGCTTCCCTGAGACGCTCTCTTGATTGGACAGGAAAACAATGCGCGTACCTTTTCGCTCTGGGAGTTCTCTTCCAACACGCTGCTCCAGGAGTTCCCATCATGACTGACCGTGACTGAGAACTCAGTCACCATCATTTGGGTCCACAGTGATCGTGCTCCTTGGGTCACAACCCCTGTGATGCGCTTTACTTTCTCCAAATCAACCTGCAGCCACTCATGGGGGTTATTGTTCtggggcaaaaaaaagaaaaagggcagaggaagcagtttaaaaaaaggtttataaTATAATAGGAAAACTTAAAGTTAGGATTCAtagaaaaatctaaatgttaaaaCGCACAATTGTGTTTAACTTCTGTTGTGCATGGTTAAGCTAGTGCGTATCGTTTGCGAGATACACTGCGCTCTGCTGAGGACAGGCTGTGGATGAGCAGTCAGACATGCTGACCCTTATATCTGCTGGAGTGTCGGGATACTAAACAAGAAGGTTAGCTGTTCGGCCTGCTTCCTGTCGGAAATCCAACCTCGTCACAGCCTCGTATTTAACAGACACATAAGATATGACCACACAGCATGTATTTCTCTAGACAGTTTACTGGATATGACAGCGTTAAAACAGATGAGAAGTCTGGGTGCATCTGAGCTCACCTTTGGCCTCCAGGCATTGGCTCTGCCTTCCTGATGGAGGCGAGCGAGGGCAGGAGTCCAACTGAGCAGcaaagaggaataaaatgaGGAGGCACTAATGCTGGGGTCTGGAATCAAGCCCCTCTGGAGGCCGAGAGGGAGCGAGCAGCCTggtcacacagagagagagggagagagagagtgagaccAAATTCCTGTGTGGACAACATGCAGTGAATCGGTGCTGTGCTAAATTCTGCCAGTTTAAGCAAAACTCACTGTTAAGATCGCAGCCCAGCAGCTCCAGTCGTAGAGCCGGCCTCTGCTCAAAGTCCACCGGGTGAATTCTAACGTAGCGAGCAACAAATGGCGGAATAAAGCGGTTGCGTTTTACCTTGGAACTGTCCATGTTGCCGAAAAAGATCTAGAATGGAGACACAAATACATTGCGGCTCAGGGATCGTGCTACATTATCCTCCCGAGTACCAACGGATCCTTCAAAGCATACAAAAGCATGTTATTAGACTGATTTGTACTCCTTGTTGATTTTTTCACAGAGAATTGAAACTAgcatatttacttatttatttgatGCTACAACATTTTGTAGTCATGGacgtaatggggggggggggggggggcatgagaatTAAATACTATATAAAGTTATCTGTAGCTACTTGTCTTTAATATGGTCTAAGGATCCATCTGCTTTTAAATTTTACCAAAATGAGTCATGAAACAATGAAATACTGAGGAGCTCAAGACTCCCGAAGAAATCAATTACTCATTACGCACTTGTCATTTAGTAAATCTAACCTGCCTGTTCCAGATATAAtgtatactgtatgtgtgcaaCAGTAGAGGACATACAGTGGTCTGGCTCGTGCTGCTTCCTCTGTAAGTGGTCCAGACTTCCTGGTCCAGGCTGTAGGACACGGTGAAGACTATGACATAGTTGTCCCTCAGCTTCGCCTTGACTCCCTGGGTCTGCACACCATGCAGCAGGGTAGGATTCTGAAGGTCAACCTAATGCCAAAAATGTGCatcaattacaaaaaaaataaaaaatgacacaatGGACTGCATAATGTTGCATAAATAGAGTATAGAAAATGCTGTAAAGGGTTAACAGGTGACAGGATCAATGTTGTACCTGTATCCATGACATCTTGTTCCTGCCAATCCATGCATTGATATAACCAGACTGATCCAGCCTTGCCAGCTCCGGCTTCCAGTTATCTGGacacgtgtaaaaaaaaaaaaacccacacacataaAATTCATGATCCTACAACCTTGTAAGGAAGACccgcaaaacaaaacaggacatCTTCTTACCGACGTAATCTGATGCTGTGATCTGGGAATCCTCAATTCTTCCTGATTTCATTCCCAGAGGCATCATACATTCTGCATGTCAGAACGAGAAGACCCCAGGTCAGTAACGCAGAACAAatagtaatttattttcattacattttattaatgatttttcaaaatatttttatttattttttatgatgaATTAGCATGCAATTTGCGAGCAAATTCAACAGGCTTCATTCCAGTAGGTATTTTTGAGACATATACATGTATAAATCTCTGTACCCACGTGGATTATGGACCAATAGTTTAGCCCTCATTCCAGCCTGCTGGTAATCCCCTATAGCGCACTCCACCAGCCATGTGCCAACTGTGGACGGTCTCATCTCCAAAGCTCCGAACACTCCTAGGTAACAGACAGCAATGCATtaaatcaagtaaaaaaaaaaatcacgatTTTGCGAGTCATAAAAACATGGTTTAATTAATGTATTTCATGTAGACCAATCTGCCGatgcgtttgtgtgcgtttaccAGGGAAGAGGTTGTATACCCCCATGCGGTGTTCCTGCTTGGTATGAAGAGTGAAAGGTAAACCATGGAACTGTACAGCATGGTACTCTCCATCACTTCCTACATTGAGGAGATGCCACCTGACTCGCTGGTTCTGGGCGACCAACAGACCGGGAAGTGTTTCTGCCACATATCCATTTATTGCTGTGGAAAAAATTAATTCATGATTCATTTGGAGAAACTAAAAGATTACATTGAGGTTACtcgtagaaaaaaaaaaaacagtgaagcTTGTTGCCTCCACCTGCAAACTTATTGCTGATGTGGTACCACGGGTCATCGGTGTTGGCATAGCAGGGTGGAGCGCAGTACCGCAGCAGGTTCTCCTCCAAGTACCAGCTTTTAGTTTCATCAAAAGtgtggaagaggagggagaactCCTGGACAGTTAGCTGCGTGAAGCGATGAGACTTGAGGGTACCAGCCTTACAGATAACCAGTGGCCCAACCAGACCTGAGTGAAGGTCCCTCTCCTGGAACACAGTGAAGAAAcgttaatcctcctcctcctcctcctcctcctcctcctcctccggagcATTTTCGTTTTCTTTTTACAGACAGTGTCGACGCAAAAATatcagaaatcaaaacaaggttaaacaaaagtaaaacatCAGCTCAAGGCTTACTGATAAATTAGAGAAACACATACAGACCTTGTCCACGGTGGAATAATAGGCCCCAGTCTTGCAGGCAAATTCCGTATCAGTTGGACCTTGTGTCTTGATTATTCTCCAGGTGTACCGCCGTACCTCCCCGGGAGCCACAGGGTCTCCCGGGACCCCAGGTGGAGCAGAGGAGGCATGTGTTTGGGCAACGCCAGCCCCCTGGCTGCGATCATAGATGCCATGAAGGTGAAAGGAGTAAGGCCTGGATGCCTTGTTCTTAAAGACCACCTTAAGTACAACAGAGGGGTGGACAATTCCTGGTTTCACCGATCGCTATTTATGTTCgcagcagtaaaacaaattCATGCGAGTggcaacaacagaaaaaaaaatgtattggtCGTTTTATTTTGCTCAATTAAAAGGATGACGAACTCACAGTGAGGAGATCATTAATCTCTGTCCTTATTAGCGGCCCCATGATTCCCAGGTGCTCCTGGAGCTCTCCTCTGCCCACAGGCTCTTGGAAACCTTCATCCTTGTAGGCCCGAAACACCACCTTCTTGTACCGAGGCAAGAACTTCCTCATCCCCCGACGCATGTCTCTGAATGAGAGACACAGTTAGCATCTTTAGAGGAACAACGAAACACAGCCTTCCGTGTTACATCATGCTGAATTTGCTAAGCTAAGTAAAACAACACCAATCGCCTCATGCTGCCAacggtacatatatatatatataaaacggTCACATGTCCGGTACAGAAACCTGGGTTGGATGAGCTGGTGTGGTTTTCTGACACCGTAGTCCCAGGTGATCTCCTCGGCAGCAATATAGTAGTGATGATACCTGACCTCTCCAGATCGCAGGTTAATGTAATCTGGGGCAAATCCGCCTGACGTGCTGCTGTTCGCCTACAATGCAATTTAGAATCTTAGAATCCACCGCGGCTGAGACAGAGCATTCGTTTATGATGAAATATGCACTTCATAAAATGTCcagaagacacagacacacctctTGGCTGTAGTCATCATAATCAACGGCCAGGCCGAGGCGCGTTAGGTTGCCATCGGCGGTGCGGTTGTATTCCAGGGCCGTGTGAAGTGGCTCAGGTTCAGATGCGCTGTCGTTTCGGTTGATGTCCTGTGAACTAGTTTGCTCTGCAGTTGAGATCTTCTTGCTCAACAATAATTTGCTGCTCAGGGAGATCTTGTTGCTCTCCTCGTGGTCTCCTCCTGGCATTTCCCCCCTTTCCTCAGCCTTCACCTCCGCACTGTTTGGCTTATTTTCCACAGCTTGTTCTCCAATCTCTatcccagatcctcctcctccgataTCTACTCCTGCCCCGTTGCCCTCTGCTTGTCTTCTCTGCCTCACACCCCCCTCTCCTCCGCGTTCATCCTCGTTACGAGAGGCCGTCCACTCACCATCTATCTCCATTTCCTCCAATATGTCCAGTGGGATTCCTCCACCCGAAGCTCCTTCCTGTGATGCTACCATCACTTTCTTCAGCTGGCACCCCGATTGTCCTTCAGCCGCAGTCCCTtcagctttattgtcattttgaccAGATATGTTCACTGACTGAGTGTTATTAATAAGGGTTTTGTTACATACTCTAATCCACATTGTGCGATTTTGAGGCCTTCTGCTCCTCGGCTGTAGATCTAGCTGATCGATAAATTCGGAGATATCGTCCTCATCCGGATCCCGATCAACCAGCGGGAGGTCTCCGTTGTCGCAAGGACGAACTGTGTAATGGATGCTCATTCCCTGACTCCTGAGGCTGCCATCAAAGGCACTGATCTCCCACTCCCCTGAGAGAAGACATAAAAAAGTGATATAAGCCAAGAGCAAAGCAAACTGCTGGTACATCAGtcaaaaaaacccaaacctgTGCTGTTCAAACTCAAatgatctatatatatatatatatctatatatctggTATTGATGTATAACTATCCAAAATGTTCAGCCAAGTTACTTTTAGGGTGTGCAAGGCTCCTATTTAAcagcaataaatgaaataaatgaggTCATAAATGATCTTTAGCACCCTGCGGTACAACATCTAATCCCCCTGTAGTCGGATTTGTTTGAT of the Brachionichthys hirsutus isolate HB-005 chromosome 6, CSIRO-AGI_Bhir_v1, whole genome shotgun sequence genome contains:
- the f8 gene encoding coagulation factor VIII; this translates as MFLLLLLFSGGQAQQPAAAVREYHIAAVEIGWDYIHLDEVNPAADQRKMSKDIPQKFIKAVYREYLDSTYTVPKPRPAWTGIQGPVIVAQAGERVVVHFKNLASHPYSISPVGITYWKQSEGVGYDDSTGGQEKDDDAVFPGGYFEYVWDISPKDGPTASDPECLTYSYSSQVDTVRDMNSGLIGALLICKTSAFTDDGQRRNPAFVLLFAVFDETKSWYGEVGEARSSENFKRANNRKEFHTINGYVNSTLPGLIMCQGRTQVTWHLIGMGTAPEIHSIQFQHHSLEVLSHRKVTMEVTPMTFISAEMRPAIVGRFLMSCRIPDHRYHGMNAFFTVEKCPDPVLPPGPDLRNVKHINEDYGDDYSDEVGEDLFNTINFPPIKPQVQARASRGGEFKTWEHYIAVEEVTWDYAPHLKPTDGELHSGYLRAAPHHLEYKYKKAVYVEYTDASFTQRKNPTKTLLGPLLKGKVDDEIIITLRNLASRPFNIYPNGLTRIHPLQRSTTAAEKDLRSMGVSPNETFSYVWRLTPDDGPLNEDSQCLIQLYQSTVSPERDLASGLVGTLLICKNNAIDRRGRLFGPDKEWSIIFAVFDENQSWYIKENMQKSKQNPCNATDPEFYSSNIIYSVNGVMFSGRQFVICKTDVAFWHVASVGTQSDFLSVYFSGNLFQYQDLHQSVLTLFPMTGVTVTMEPDVMGEWEISAFDGSLRSQGMSIHYTVRPCDNGDLPLVDRDPDEDDISEFIDQLDLQPRSRRPQNRTMWIRVCNKTLINNTQSVNISGQNDNKAEGTAAEGQSGCQLKKVMVASQEGASGGGIPLDILEEMEIDGEWTASRNEDERGGEGGVRQRRQAEGNGAGVDIGGGGSGIEIGEQAVENKPNSAEVKAEERGEMPGGDHEESNKISLSSKLLLSKKISTAEQTSSQDINRNDSASEPEPLHTALEYNRTADGNLTRLGLAVDYDDYSQEANSSTSGGFAPDYINLRSGEVRYHHYYIAAEEITWDYGVRKPHQLIQPRDMRRGMRKFLPRYKKVVFRAYKDEGFQEPVGRGELQEHLGIMGPLIRTEINDLLTVVFKNKASRPYSFHLHGIYDRSQGAGVAQTHASSAPPGVPGDPVAPGEVRRYTWRIIKTQGPTDTEFACKTGAYYSTVDKERDLHSGLVGPLVICKAGTLKSHRFTQLTVQEFSLLFHTFDETKSWYLEENLLRYCAPPCYANTDDPWYHISNKFAAINGYVAETLPGLLVAQNQRVRWHLLNVGSDGEYHAVQFHGLPFTLHTKQEHRMGVYNLFPGVFGALEMRPSTVGTWLVECAIGDYQQAGMRAKLLVHNPQCMMPLGMKSGRIEDSQITASDYVDNWKPELARLDQSGYINAWIGRNKMSWIQVDLQNPTLLHGVQTQGVKAKLRDNYVIVFTVSYSLDQEVWTTYRGSSTSQTTIFFGNMDSSKVKRNRFIPPFVARYVRIHPVDFEQRPALRLELLGCDLNSCSLPLGLQRGLIPDPSISASSFYSSLLLSWTPALARLHQEGRANAWRPKNNNPHEWLQVDLEKVKRITGVVTQGARSLWTQMMVTEFSVTVSHDGNSWSSVLEENSQSEKIFAGNENSDEEALTVFDPPLFGRYLRIHPRGWINTIALRLEILGCDTQQGV